The DNA sequence ATATCGGCCTTCTTTGCATGACGCTCATCGGGACGAGGATGTAGGGTGATCCCATCTGCGCCGAACGCGACGGCATCCTGCGCCACCTTTTCCAGATCAGGGAGGTTTCTACCTCGTGAATTCCGGATGAGGGCGACTTTGTTGAGATTGACAGAGAGTTGAATTTCACTCATGAGGATTCGAGATTGAATCGGATTTTGCCGAAAAATACACCCTTATACGTCTAATAAAAAGAAAAGAGTCGCTAGGTATGACGATTTGGGCATGCCTGGTGGGAATGGATGGGAAGAATGGATGCTGGTCCGTTTTGCCCAAAAATCATTCTCATTGTTCCTAACATGCAAAAAGCCACCTCCAAAGAGATGGCTTCTTGATTTTTTGAATGGGTCTTCGCTACCAGCTAAAACTGTAGGAAGCATTCATTCCACGTTCATAGAGACCTTTGATGGTGACATATTCTCCTGAAGTCGCCAATTGGTCTTGCAAGTCTTCCAGGCTTTCAATCCTTTCACCATTGATGGAGGTGATGACAAACCCAGGGGCAATTTCGTGCTCGGCCATTTGTTCGCCGACCTCCAAGATGACGGCTCCGAAGTTGATGCCCAATGCTTCCAATTCCTCTTCAGAAGCAGCGCGGAAACGATTGCCTTCGAATTCTACCTCCACGGCTAGTTCTGGATTCACTCGGGAAGATCTAGCAGTAGCTAATTGCTTGAGCGGTACTTCAAACTGTAATTCATGACTTCCTCGAAACGCCAGAATCGTGACCAGATCACCCGGACGGTAACGACTGACTTGTTCTTGCAGTTCGGAGGAATTATTCACCTCCCGCCCATTGACGGAGACGATCACATCCCCAATCATCAGCCCAGCTTCTGCGGCGCCCAATGCAGGATCGAGTCTAGAAACATACGCGCCCTTGAGGGTACTCAGATCATATTGTTTGGCCAATCGAGCATCGACAGGCTGAATGGAAACGCCCAAAAAGCCTCTGCGCACTTCGCCATAGGTCAGCAAGTCTTCCATGACTTTCCGAGCGATCGAAGCTGGAATCGCAAAAGAATAACCTGCATAGTATCCCGTGCGAGATGCAATGGCAGTGTTGATCCCAACGAGTTCCCCGTCGATATTGACCAGTGCGCCGCCGCTATTCCCTTTGTTGACAGCTGCATCCGTTTGGATGAAGGATTCGATGGCGTATTCGGAGTCATTTCGAAGCAGGTTGATATTTCTTCCTTTGGCACTGACGATCCCCGCAGTAACGGTTGAGGTCAGGTCCATCGGGTTGCCCACTGCGAGTACCCATTGGCCTACCTTTACTTGGTCAGAATTCCCAAAAGGCAGGAAAGGCAATTGTTCGCCTTCGATTTTGAGCAGTGCCAAATCCGTACTGATGTCTGTACCAATGACTTTGGCGGGAAAAGAGCGATTGTCGAATAAGGTGATCTCGACTTCGTCCGCATCCTGAATGACGTGATTGTTGGTGACAATGTATCCATCTTCGGAGATCAATACCCCAGATCCGGAAGCCACCCCTTGGGGAACATCCATCATGTCATCATCGAAGAAATCGCGAAAAGGATTGCTGAAAAAATCCGCTTCGCGACGCTGGGACTTTGCATTGTACTGGGAACGGATGTGAACTACCGCGGGTCTGGCAGATTCGGCTGCAACGACAAAATCAGGGAGTTCGCCGGGAACAGCCATTCTCGAGGTCGAGCTGGTGGTTTGAGGTCGGCTTGGGGGATTTTCGTACCGCGAAAAAGTGGCGGGAATCGGCTCCTTGGGTACATAGACGTATTCTGGCCCGAAGAAATAGGCATACATACCTGCTCCAACCAGAGACCCTACGAGGATCAGGAGAAACCCAATGCCGAATGAGAGGAAGAGTGTCTTACGAGACATACACACAAATTATGGCTTACAGGGATATAGACCTATCCCCAAAATTGGGCCGATTTGCCCGTGTTGATTTTGCTATTCAACGAAAATTGGAAGGCCATTGATCAAAAAAATACGCATCCGCGCTAAAACCTACAAGCTTATCTCGGCCAATTGCATGACTTTTGGCCTTTTTCTGTTAAATTTTAGGTTCACTGAAATGTTTTCCCATTCTGGAAACCCTTTTGCCCAACACGGGTATTTATTCCCATACACCGCATAACCTCAACCCATGAACGAAACACTGGATTTCCAACGCCTCGATGAACTACATCAACTCCTGCAAGATCGAGAGCTGAGCCTCTTCTCCCGAAGACTGTTGGACCTGATCTCCGATTTTCCCCAGGAGGTGAATTTCCGTACCGAAGCCATCATGCTTCGCGCCAAGTACAACGAATACGCCTCCCGTGAAGCTTCTCAGCAATCCCCCCTCGATTTCGAAGATATGCTCGAAGCGGGAAGTGCCCTTCTGGTGCGTTTGGAGGAGTTTCTCCCAGAAATTCCCGATGATGTGTTGATGGCGATGGATTCTAATCTGCCTTTTGATCGTCCCGTGTTTCACGGCAAAGGCCTTTCCAAAACCTTCAAGACCCGAAGCCACACATTCCAACTCCCTAAAGCAGATGTTAGGCTCAACCCCGGCGAGATCACCGGAATCGTGGGGGAAAACGGCAATGGAAAAACGACCCTGATGCGAATCATTGCGGGAAGTTTACAGGCAGATGCAGGAAGTTTAAGCTATTGGGGAAAGGATCATGCAGATTGGGGATGGTATGAAATCAAACGGAAGCTCGCCTTCATTCCTCAGCATCTGGAACCTTGGACGGGTTTGCTAAAAGATAATCTCCATTTCTCCGCGGCCATTCACGGGATCAAAGGCGCCGAAAACGAGGATTTGGTAGACTATGCGATTCACCGGCTTGGACTCAGCCAGTACGAGCACTCTACCTGGAAAGAGATTTCTTCCGGCTACAAATTGCGCTTTGAACTGGCACGTGCATTGGTTCGTCGCCCTTCCCTCCTGATCATCGATGAGCCACTGGCCAATCTCGATATCAATACCCAGCAGATTTTCCTGCAAGATCTCCGATATATTGCTGATAGCCATTCGCAGCCTGTGAGCATCTTGGTGAGTTCCCAGCACTTGCACGAGATCGAAAGTATTTCCGACAATCTCCTCTTCATCAAGTCTGGCGAACTACTCTACAACGGACCCACCTCCGAATTCGGCCAGGACCGCACCGAAAACCTCTTTGAGCTTGAGACTAGCATGGACCGAGCTGAAGTGGAGCAACGACTGGCACATCTCGAAGGCGTGAGCTTCAAATCTGCGGGCTCCAAAATCCTGATTGCTGCACCGCTGGACATGACCATTCCCCAACTGATGGGCGAACTAGCTCAGCAAAACATCCCCGTCCAGTACTTCCGTGACATTTCCCAATCTACGCTCAAGCTTTTCCGAGACAACGCATAGACGGTAAACGTTAAAGCTATGATTCTTTGGAAAGTATGGGCCCCTTTGCGGAGTTGGTACCATTTCCTTCTCATCTATCACCCACAGCTTTGGGCCACTCGCGTGTTACATGCAGGGCTTTACTGGTTGATTTCCCTTGTAATGGGAATGCTTGTAGGGATGCAATTTGAGATCTGGGAAGGTGATACTCCTTACTATGTCGTGCCTGCCTTGGTGGCCATTGTCGGATGGATCTTCGCTTGTTATCCCTTTCGAGTGTATGCGCTCATTCGTCAAATAGGCACTCCGGAAACGATAGGGTTTGGGCCAATCTCAGGTATGGTGATCATGGCATATGTCATTCAAAGCTGGATGCTGATGTACGTCTTTGATCCCGGCCTTTCAGGTCAGGTAATTGAAATCCTTAGTATTCCCAGCACTGTCGGAATGGTGATTTGGGCGTGCCTACAATTTCTGTGGCGGTCAACATTTTCCAAGATGATGCTAGGTTGGGGGATCGGGTTAATTTGGACTTTGCTAGCGCTGATGCCCCCAATTGCTTGGGTGTCGCTTCTGGTGCTACACGCGATGTTGGCTTCAAGTCCCTACGAACATGGAGGTACTCCCAAAAATGGATTTGCGGATCGCCTGTTTTTAGGAATGATTTGGGTGATGTGGTCTGTGGTTATCGCTCAATTCGCCTTCTTCTTTGCAGAGGTGATGAAGACTGGAAGAGTTATGCAATTCGAGACCAACATGACGATGGCCATTGCAGGATTTTTGATCGGTGGAGGACTCACTTATCATGGGCTAGTGAAAAAGCGCTTGGCTGCATGGTTTCTTCATCCGAATAGGAAATAGTCTATATGAATCGACCGACATGAAATATCTGAAAAATCTTCCCAGGTATTCCCTATTTCAAAGGATCGAGCATCATCTCCTGATTCACCACCCGTCTATAAATGGCCCATATTTCCCATGAGCAAGTAATTTTAAGTTCATCTCATTCCCATGAAAAACACTTCCCTCCCTGGATACTTGCTATTCCAAAAATGGTCTCAACATCTTCTGACCCATTATCCAACTATTTGGGGCGCTCGACTGCATGTTGCGACGGTCGCCTGGGTATTGGGAATGATTGGGTATTTCGTCCTGTTGTTCACTCTAAAGCCGTTGGAATTCATCCCCTTTCATCTGGCCAACGTTCCGCTTCTCATCGGATTATTGTTCTGGATGATAGATCGAATTCGGTGGCAGGGAAATCTCAATCAGGGAATCAGGTCATCCTTTGTGACTGGGGGTTTACGATTGCTTACTCTTCTTGCATTCACGCTTCCGATGGCGCTCGCTTCTGGAGGCTGGGGGATTGAAAATAGGATGTTGCTGACCAATCCATACGCACTTTGCCTATTGGTTTTTTGGATGTCGATGGAAGCAAATTGGATGTTTTTGAGCTTTGTCGTGTTGTACATGGCTGGAATTTATCTGTTTGCTGATTTTATACTCACTGAATCCGGTGAGCGCATGATACCTTTCCCTTTGGCTGAAGTAGATTCTTCATGGACAGGTATTATCCTCCTTTCAGTTCTCATGGCCATGAACTTGATTCGTGGTAAACTTTTCCCCTCGAAGAAACAGGACCATGCTCCAGTTTCTGGCAAACGTAGAGGCAACATATTGCTAATGTCAATTTGGTACGGAGCCGCTTGTGTTGTTTTTGTGTTGGTGGATTTGATCCATTTCTACGCATTTGACCTTCAGCTTCTTTCGTCAGGGCAATTGATCGTGATTTGGACCATTCCATTTTTGCTAGCCTATCGAGCTACCTTGGAGAGTCCCAAAGATGTAAATTCTGATCCCCAAACCTATCGATAAGACCATGAAATTTTCCTCCACGTTTCCCGGTTATTCGCAGTATCGACGGATATCCCATCACTTGCTCATCCATTATCCACAGCTCTGGATGGCTCGACTCCATGTTGCAGGGGTGGCTTGGATTCTGGGAATCATCGGCTTTTTCGGCGTAAATATGCTGCTGGATTCCCTGGGAGCCGCCATTGAGGATTGGTCCTATGCTC is a window from the Pontibacter sp. G13 genome containing:
- a CDS encoding Do family serine endopeptidase, encoding MSRKTLFLSFGIGFLLILVGSLVGAGMYAYFFGPEYVYVPKEPIPATFSRYENPPSRPQTTSSTSRMAVPGELPDFVVAAESARPAVVHIRSQYNAKSQRREADFFSNPFRDFFDDDMMDVPQGVASGSGVLISEDGYIVTNNHVIQDADEVEITLFDNRSFPAKVIGTDISTDLALLKIEGEQLPFLPFGNSDQVKVGQWVLAVGNPMDLTSTVTAGIVSAKGRNINLLRNDSEYAIESFIQTDAAVNKGNSGGALVNIDGELVGINTAIASRTGYYAGYSFAIPASIARKVMEDLLTYGEVRRGFLGVSIQPVDARLAKQYDLSTLKGAYVSRLDPALGAAEAGLMIGDVIVSVNGREVNNSSELQEQVSRYRPGDLVTILAFRGSHELQFEVPLKQLATARSSRVNPELAVEVEFEGNRFRAASEEELEALGINFGAVILEVGEQMAEHEIAPGFVITSINGERIESLEDLQDQLATSGEYVTIKGLYERGMNASYSFSW
- a CDS encoding ABC transporter ATP-binding protein produces the protein MNETLDFQRLDELHQLLQDRELSLFSRRLLDLISDFPQEVNFRTEAIMLRAKYNEYASREASQQSPLDFEDMLEAGSALLVRLEEFLPEIPDDVLMAMDSNLPFDRPVFHGKGLSKTFKTRSHTFQLPKADVRLNPGEITGIVGENGNGKTTLMRIIAGSLQADAGSLSYWGKDHADWGWYEIKRKLAFIPQHLEPWTGLLKDNLHFSAAIHGIKGAENEDLVDYAIHRLGLSQYEHSTWKEISSGYKLRFELARALVRRPSLLIIDEPLANLDINTQQIFLQDLRYIADSHSQPVSILVSSQHLHEIESISDNLLFIKSGELLYNGPTSEFGQDRTENLFELETSMDRAEVEQRLAHLEGVSFKSAGSKILIAAPLDMTIPQLMGELAQQNIPVQYFRDISQSTLKLFRDNA